From one Paenibacillus sp. FSL K6-1330 genomic stretch:
- a CDS encoding MFS transporter, with translation MQKIQRPIIYFLIFATMFVLGGIQNTKGLILEKVQTDINLDLSQVGVMVSVFQVGFLLASLVAGIFADRKGIKIVMTFGTVLMILGLIGTGSSYAVAFFLGFYLIVGVGIGSMTVSVATLIPTFFKERSGVVFNLANALFGVGMIVTPLVLNAIFSHNISWRMFYIGVAVVIALILAGLMMFKPERKVVSEGQDKVSLMSVARLFKDRQILYVILFILFYVAAEAGFLNFFPIFYTSLDIAGMDAAQKASTAAYIIASFAFLFTIGRFVGGFIIYKLGERRTLIGFSVFAFLALILGRVLVVNASYLMMLFGLALSVLFPTAQGIASKLTKQAGSLQGLIYVASGLGGAVVGLLIGEVSDSFGIQHGFNMIFLFTAIITVLALLIRTPGRTKA, from the coding sequence ATGCAAAAAATACAGCGCCCCATTATTTACTTTCTCATCTTTGCTACCATGTTTGTACTCGGCGGAATTCAGAACACCAAGGGGCTCATTCTGGAGAAGGTCCAGACCGATATCAATCTGGATCTCAGCCAAGTCGGCGTTATGGTATCCGTCTTTCAAGTAGGATTTTTGCTGGCAAGCCTTGTGGCCGGTATATTCGCAGACCGTAAAGGCATCAAGATTGTCATGACCTTCGGTACGGTTCTGATGATTCTCGGTTTAATCGGAACCGGCTCCTCCTATGCCGTGGCCTTCTTCCTCGGATTCTATCTGATTGTCGGTGTTGGTATCGGCTCCATGACAGTCTCTGTTGCGACGCTGATCCCCACCTTCTTCAAGGAACGATCCGGCGTGGTGTTCAACCTAGCCAACGCGTTATTCGGAGTTGGAATGATTGTTACTCCGCTCGTACTGAATGCGATTTTCTCTCACAACATCAGTTGGCGGATGTTCTATATCGGAGTAGCCGTCGTGATTGCCCTCATTCTGGCTGGACTTATGATGTTTAAACCGGAACGGAAGGTCGTCTCCGAAGGACAAGATAAAGTCAGCTTGATGTCGGTTGCAAGATTGTTTAAGGATCGCCAAATCTTATACGTCATTCTGTTCATTTTGTTCTATGTTGCAGCAGAAGCCGGATTCCTGAATTTCTTCCCTATCTTCTATACGTCGCTGGACATAGCCGGGATGGACGCGGCGCAGAAAGCCTCAACGGCAGCGTATATCATTGCCAGCTTTGCTTTCTTATTTACCATTGGACGTTTCGTGGGCGGGTTCATCATCTACAAGCTTGGCGAAAGACGCACCTTGATCGGATTCTCCGTATTCGCTTTTCTAGCCTTGATTCTCGGGCGGGTCCTAGTTGTGAACGCCAGCTATCTGATGATGCTGTTCGGACTTGCCCTGTCCGTATTGTTTCCGACGGCTCAGGGCATTGCTTCGAAACTCACGAAGCAGGCCGGGTCACTGCAAGGCCTCATCTACGTTGCCTCTGGTTTGGGAGGTGCCGTTGTTGGACTCTTGATTGGAGAAGTATCCGATTCCTTTGGCATTCAGCATGGATTTAATATGATCTTTCTTTTTACAGCAATTATTACAGTGTTGGCCCTGCTTATTCGCACCCCTGGACGGACAAAAGCCTAA
- a CDS encoding peptidase: MKKIYKVLTTATVLAMAALPIAANAQDVPPASAHTGQGNIMNQVKKSVPGTMGYIKDFVNDKTGTWITVAGRGLAATDQQEIRLSVSKDTKIIDAQGNQVQLQTIVDKNKAIKAFYSPNITKSLPAQGSALTIIVQDHDFAVIDGTISEVNKQGILVEGTNLYNDSQETILLHLDPKAKIIDQNGNTMKASDLKTGMSIRSFYGPAVALSMPPQSTTNYIRVNADAENNDQEQAAGIDGILTEMKDGRISVSGKPVKAGDLEYIVLAVDGDTKIVDAEGKPLTAEALKSGLRIEAEYVSVIYPALSHADKIVVSDTSAPKVEGTITASERTSKDQLYINVGSDQSTDNDIIITISKDTQVIGLNPDEKLEPGMKIVVSHSPIMTMSIPAFTSAEVIMVQADN; this comes from the coding sequence ATGAAAAAAATCTACAAAGTACTAACAACCGCTACAGTTCTAGCGATGGCGGCACTGCCGATAGCAGCGAATGCACAGGACGTCCCTCCTGCTTCAGCCCATACGGGACAAGGTAACATCATGAACCAGGTGAAGAAAAGCGTGCCTGGAACGATGGGCTACATAAAGGACTTCGTAAATGACAAAACAGGCACATGGATTACCGTAGCCGGCCGGGGGTTGGCAGCAACCGACCAACAAGAAATCAGGCTCTCCGTATCCAAGGATACTAAAATCATCGATGCCCAAGGGAACCAGGTCCAGCTGCAAACGATCGTGGATAAAAACAAAGCGATAAAAGCTTTCTATAGCCCAAACATAACGAAGAGCTTACCCGCTCAAGGTTCGGCGCTTACGATTATTGTTCAGGATCACGACTTTGCCGTTATAGATGGAACTATCTCCGAGGTTAACAAACAAGGTATCCTTGTGGAGGGAACCAATCTGTACAACGACAGCCAAGAGACCATTCTGCTTCATCTGGATCCAAAAGCAAAAATCATCGATCAAAATGGCAACACAATGAAAGCAAGCGACCTGAAAACCGGCATGAGCATTCGTTCCTTCTATGGACCTGCCGTTGCGTTAAGTATGCCGCCTCAATCAACAACGAATTATATTCGGGTCAACGCGGATGCCGAGAATAACGATCAGGAGCAAGCAGCCGGCATTGACGGAATCCTTACAGAAATGAAGGATGGAAGAATTAGCGTTTCCGGTAAACCAGTTAAAGCAGGTGACCTCGAATACATCGTGCTCGCTGTTGATGGCGACACAAAGATTGTAGATGCCGAGGGCAAACCATTAACAGCTGAAGCCTTGAAATCGGGTCTGCGAATCGAAGCTGAATACGTGTCCGTGATTTACCCTGCCCTGTCGCATGCAGATAAGATCGTGGTCTCCGATACCTCAGCGCCCAAAGTCGAAGGCACGATAACTGCATCCGAACGCACTTCTAAGGATCAACTGTATATCAATGTAGGTTCAGATCAATCCACGGATAACGATATCATCATCACCATCTCCAAGGATACTCAAGTGATTGGACTGAATCCCGACGAGAAGCTGGAACCCGGCATGAAAATCGTGGTCTCCCACTCCCCGATCATGACCATGTCCATACCCGCATTCACTTCCGCCGAAGTGATTATGGTTCAAGCCGACAACTAA
- a CDS encoding YebC/PmpR family DNA-binding transcriptional regulator has protein sequence MGRKWNNIKEKKASKDANTSRVYAKFGVEIYVAAKKGEPDPESNRALKVVLERAKTYNVPKAIIDRALDKAKGSGDENYEELRYEGFGPNGSMIIVDALTNNVNRTAPAVRSAFNKNGGNMGVSGSVSYMFDPTAVIGVEGKSAEEVMDLLLEADLDVRDILEEEEAVIVYAEPDQFHAVQEAFKAAGITEFTVAELTMLAQNFVTLPEEGQVQFEKLIDALEDLEDVQQVYHNVEFEE, from the coding sequence ATGGGCCGTAAATGGAATAATATTAAGGAAAAGAAAGCATCCAAGGATGCTAATACAAGTCGCGTATACGCGAAATTCGGTGTAGAAATCTATGTTGCTGCCAAAAAAGGCGAGCCGGATCCCGAGTCCAACCGTGCGCTGAAGGTTGTTCTTGAGCGTGCCAAAACATACAATGTGCCGAAAGCCATTATTGACCGTGCCTTGGATAAAGCCAAAGGCAGCGGGGATGAGAATTATGAAGAGCTGCGCTATGAAGGTTTTGGTCCGAATGGTTCGATGATCATTGTTGATGCTTTAACCAACAACGTCAATCGTACGGCGCCTGCTGTACGTTCTGCCTTTAATAAGAACGGCGGCAATATGGGCGTCAGCGGTTCAGTATCTTATATGTTTGATCCAACCGCAGTAATCGGCGTTGAAGGTAAGTCGGCTGAGGAAGTTATGGACCTGCTGCTCGAGGCCGATCTGGATGTCCGTGACATCCTGGAAGAGGAAGAAGCGGTGATCGTCTATGCTGAACCCGACCAGTTCCATGCGGTTCAGGAAGCATTCAAAGCCGCTGGAATTACGGAGTTTACCGTTGCCGAGCTTACCATGCTGGCTCAGAATTTTGTCACCTTACCGGAAGAAGGACAGGTACAGTTCGAGAAGCTGATCGATGCACTGGAAGACCTCGAGGATGTTCAGCAGGTGTATCACAACGTGGAATTTGAGGAATAG